A window of Variovorax sp. HW608 genomic DNA:
CGCAACGCTGTCGGTGTAGGCGCGCACGAGGCCACCCGCGCCGAGCTTGACGCCGCCGAAGTAGCGCACCACCGTCGCCAGCACGCTTTCGAGTTCGTGATGCCGAAGCACTTCGAGCATCGGACGGCCCGCCGTGCCGCCCGGCTCGCCGTCGTCGTTCGCGGCCGACTGGCCTGCGGCCATCAGCGCCCAGCAGACGTGCGCGGCGCCGGGATGCTGGCTGCGCAAGCTCGCCACCACGGCTTGCGCGGCAGTGCGATCCGCCACCGGCTGCACGCAACCGATGAACCGGCTCTTGCGGATCAGCAGTTCGCTATGGACGGGCGCCGCCAGCGTGAATGACATGAGTCGCCCCGTGGGCCTCGCTTGCCTGCGCGCTCAGCCGCGCTCGAACTTGAACACCGCCGTGCTCGCGCGCGCGTTGGGCAGCCAGCGGACCTCGCGTCCGTTCTCGAGACCGAATGCGTCGAGCACGCGCAGCCGGTTCTTGCCCGCAAGCACTTCGAAGTCCTTGAAGGTGCCGACGCGGATGTTCGGCGTGTCGTACCACTGGTAGGGCAGCCGCTTCGTCACCGGCATGCGGCCGCGCGCGATGCTGATGCGGTTGGGCCAGTGCGCGAAGTTCGGGAAGGCCACGATGCCGATGCGGCCGACGCGCGCCGTCTCGCGCAGCATCACCTCGGCATTGCGCAGATGCTGCAGCGTGTCGATCTGCAGCACGACGTCGAACGATGCGTCGTCGAACATCGCGAGGCCTTCGTCCAGATTGAGCTGGATCACATCGACGCCGCGACGCACGCAGTGCAGCACGTTGCCGTCGGCGATCTCGACGCCGTAGCCGGTGCAGCCGCGCTCGCGCTGCAGCAGATCGAGCAGCGCACCGTCGCCGCAACCCAGATCGAGCACGCGGGAGCCTTGCGGCACGAGCCGCGCGATGAGTTGTTGTGTGCCCAGGTCGCTCATTGGATGGCCGATGCCGCGATGCGGTCGAAATAGGAGCGCACCACGCTCATGTAGCGCACGTCGTCGAGGAGGAAGGCGTCATGCCCGTGCGGGGCATCGATTTCGGCGTAGCTCACATGGCGCCGGTTGTCGAGCAGCGCTTTCACGATCTCGCGGCTGCGCCCGGGCGAGAAGCGCCAGTCGGTGGTGAAGCTCACGATCAGGAACTTGGCCATGGCCTTGGCCAATGCGGCGCGAAGATCGCCGCCATGCGCATGCGCGGGATCGAAATAGTCGAGCGCACGCGTGATGAGCAGGTAGGTGTTCGCGTCGAAGTACTCGCTGAACTTGTCGCCGTTATAGCGCAGGTAGCTCTCGATCTGGAACTCCACCTCCTGCGTCGAATAGAGGTAGTCCTGTCGGCCCGCGGCGCCTTCGACCGCGGTGCGCAATGCACGGCCGAACTTCTCGTTCATCACGTCGTCGCTCTGATAGGTGATGTGGCCGATCATCCGCGCGATGCGCAGGCCGCGTTGGGGGATCACGCTGTGCTCGTAGAAGTGGCCGCCGTGGAAGTCCGGATCGGTCACGATCGCGCGCCGCGCGACTTCGTTGAATGCGATGTTCTGCGCCGTGAGGCTCGGCGCGCTCGCGATGACCACGGCGTGACGCACGCGCTCGGGATATTGAAGCGTCCACGAGAGCGCCTGCATGCCGCCGAGGCTGCCGCCCATCACGGCCGCCAGGGTGCGGACGCGAAGCGCATCGAGCAGCCCCGCCTGCGCATTGACCCAGTCCTCCACCGTGACCACCGGGAAGTCGGCGCCGTAGGCACGCCCGGTTTCGGGATTCGTGTGCATCGGGCCGGTCGAGCCGAAGCACGAGCCCAGATTGTTGATGCCGATGACGAAGAAGCGATCGGTGTCGACCGGCTTGCCGGGCCCGATCATGTTGTCCCACCAGCCTTCGGACCTGTCCTGTCCCGCATACACGCCGGCGACGTGGTGCGACGCATTCAGCGCATGACAGACGAGCACCGCGTTGCTGCGGTCCGCATTGAGCTCGCCGTAGGTTTCATAGGCGAGCGAATAATTGGAAATCGATGCGCCGCTGCTGAGGGACAGCGGCCCGGCAAACTGCATCGATTGCGGTGTGACGACGAACGACATGAATGAAAAACCCGGCCTCGCCAAAAACGAGCCGGGTCACGGCGTCCGTCTTTAGCTGCATTTATCAAGCGCCCGCAAGCTGGAGCAAATCGGCGCGTGCGGAAGTATATGCCCTGCGCGCCGGTTGGCGGCTCGACCCCGGTCGATCAGCGCCGCAACGCGGAGCACCAGGAAGATGACGGGGCTGATGCTGTGCGCCAGCCGGATCGGCACGCGCCGCACGATGCGCTCGCCGGGCACGACAGGGCATCCTGCTGCCGGACACCCGGGCGCCGCCGGGGTCATATCCCTCAAGTTGTAGGACAAGCCTGTTGACCCGAGCCCCTTCTCGCAATGGAAGGCGGCTGCTCCCCAATGAGCGGGCGGACTCCAGCGTCTTGCAGGCCTGCGTTGTAAGTAGGCACCAACTTGTAAATTATTTATCTCGCCCGTAGTACTCGGGGCAAATTCCTAGTTGCACAACACGTATTTCCCACATAATGGGCGAGCATCCCTCCACTTTTCGGGTGGATGCAATCGGTGATCGGTCAGTTTCGCGCAACTCGTCGAGTCTTTTCGGCTGGTGGTGCTTTCGGGACTCCATCGCTTTTTCTTGTGTGTTTATTAGGAGTCCCTTGATGGGCAACAAACTGTACGTCGGTAATCTGCCTTACTCGGTACGCGACGGCGATCTCGAGCAAGCTTTCGGCCAATTCGGTGCCGTGACCAGCGCCAAAGTCATGATGGAGCGCGATACCGGTCGTTCCAAGGGCTTCGGTTTTGTCGAGATGGGTAGCGAGGCGGAAGCACAGGCGGCCATCAACGGCATGAACGGTCAGCCCCTGGGCGGCCGCAGCGTGGTGGTGAACGAGGCGCGTCCGATGGAAGCGCGTCCTCCGCGTAGCGGCGGCTACGGCGGCGGTGGTGGTGGTTACGGCGGCGGTGGCGGCGGCTACGGCGGTGGTGGTCGCAGCGGCGGCGGTGGTGGTTACGGCGGCGGCGGTGGCGGCGGCTACGGTGGTGGCGGCGGCGGTGGCGGCGGTCGCGGCGGCGACGGTGGTTTCCGCAGCCCCTACGGCGCAGGTCCTCGTGGCGGCGGCCGCGGCGGTTACGGCGGCGGCAACGGCGGCAACAGCGGCTACTGATCGCCCCACCCGTTCCGCATCGGAATCAAGAAGAAAGGCTCCCTCGGGAGCCTTTTTTCATGGCCGGCGCTCTTGACGACCCCGCCTATTCGCCGGCGCGTCGCTTGCGCCCGCGACCTTGGACGACCCGGTCGTACAGGGCATTGGGAAGCACCCGCAGCAGCTTCGCCACGGCGCCCATCTGCCACGGGATCACCCGGTAGCTCGTGCCCGCCTCGATGGCATGGAATGCCTTATCCGCGAAATCGGCCGGCTGCATCAGGAACGGCATGCCGTAGCGGTTCGCCCGCGTCAGCGGGGTATCGACGTAGCCCGGCGAAACGGTCACGACCTTGACCCCGCCGCCGCGAAGTTCCGTGCGCAGACTCTCGCAGTAAGCCACCACACCGGCCTTGCTGGCGCAATACGCACCGTGCCCGGGCAGGCCGCGGATCGCCGCGACACTGCCGATGCCCACCAGGCGACCGCTGCCGCGCGACTGCATCGCGCGAACGAAGGGATGGAAGGTCGCGGCAACGCCGACGTTGTTGATGGCCAGGAGGCGTGCGAACACCTCGAGGTCGCTGCGCTCGGCGGTGTCGATCCCGACGCTGATGCCGGCGTTGGCGATCACCACGTCGGGCACGCCTTGCCGCTCCAGGCACGCGGTGCCGGCCGCGACGATGCTGTCGATCTGCGCCACGTCGGCGCCGTAGATCCCGCAGCGCGAGGCATCGATCTTCTTCTGCGCGGCCCAGGCTTCGATTTCCGCCGTGCGCCGCGCCACGAGCGCCAGGTCGTAGCCCGCCTCGTAGAAGCGCGCGGCCAATGCCTGCCCGATGCCGCTGGAGGCGCCGGTGATGAATGCGAGACGCTTCATGTCGACGTCAGCGTTTGCCGGCCGGCGGAACCTGCGCCGGGATCAGAAGCCCGCGCACGCGGCCCTGCAGATTGGCGATGCCGGTCGCGTTGTCGTAGTCCATCGAGTCCGAGGTGAACTTGTCGGTGCCGCGCGTCAGCTCGACAGGCTTGTTGGATTTCACACGTTCCGTATCGGTGAAGACGTGCAGGAATTCGCCGCGAAACTCCAGGCGCGGGATGACGCTCCCGTTGGGGCCGACGGCAGCATCGCGCGTCACGACCGCGTTGCCGAACAACTGGATCTCGGTGCCGTCGCCGTTCGAGAGGCCGCGCTTGGCCGAGCCGTGCAGGACCAGCCCTTCATCCGAGATGGAGCGGAAGCGCACCTCGTCGACCTCCAGCGTGTCGCTGTCCGGGTAGTGCCGGCCCTCCTTGCCGAACAATTCGCTGCGCAGTTCGCCGCTCGGCAGGAAGCTCTTCACCACGAAGCCGCGCATGAAGAAGTCCGGCTCGTGGACCGGCGCCTCCTTCGGGGCCGGCTCCAGCAGCTTGGGCGCATTGCGGACCAGCCAGTAGGTGCCCAGCGCGAGCGTCGCAGTCAGGATCAGGGGCAGGTAGATCGTGACGCGATCGAATCCGTCACGCAGCAGGCTCCAGGCCGACTTCATTCGGGCCGGCCTCGCGCGGCATCCAGGAATCGGCGGTAGTGCCCGCCCGCGGTCAAGAGCAGATCACAGAACTCGCGCGCCGCGCCTTCGCCGCCGCGCGCGCTCGTCACATGGTGGGCGA
This region includes:
- a CDS encoding IMPACT family protein encodes the protein MSFTLAAPVHSELLIRKSRFIGCVQPVADRTAAQAVVASLRSQHPGAAHVCWALMAAGQSAANDDGEPGGTAGRPMLEVLRHHELESVLATVVRYFGGVKLGAGGLVRAYTDSVAQALAGALLVPLVRQRHLHCAVPYAFEGLVRREIAAVGATLDDVRHESMVRFSFSLPEPSANEFIARLDDATQGRVAWAKG
- the metW gene encoding methionine biosynthesis protein MetW, with protein sequence MSDLGTQQLIARLVPQGSRVLDLGCGDGALLDLLQRERGCTGYGVEIADGNVLHCVRRGVDVIQLNLDEGLAMFDDASFDVVLQIDTLQHLRNAEVMLRETARVGRIGIVAFPNFAHWPNRISIARGRMPVTKRLPYQWYDTPNIRVGTFKDFEVLAGKNRLRVLDAFGLENGREVRWLPNARASTAVFKFERG
- the metX gene encoding homoserine O-succinyltransferase MetX: MSFVVTPQSMQFAGPLSLSSGASISNYSLAYETYGELNADRSNAVLVCHALNASHHVAGVYAGQDRSEGWWDNMIGPGKPVDTDRFFVIGINNLGSCFGSTGPMHTNPETGRAYGADFPVVTVEDWVNAQAGLLDALRVRTLAAVMGGSLGGMQALSWTLQYPERVRHAVVIASAPSLTAQNIAFNEVARRAIVTDPDFHGGHFYEHSVIPQRGLRIARMIGHITYQSDDVMNEKFGRALRTAVEGAAGRQDYLYSTQEVEFQIESYLRYNGDKFSEYFDANTYLLITRALDYFDPAHAHGGDLRAALAKAMAKFLIVSFTTDWRFSPGRSREIVKALLDNRRHVSYAEIDAPHGHDAFLLDDVRYMSVVRSYFDRIAASAIQ
- a CDS encoding RNA recognition motif domain-containing protein gives rise to the protein MGNKLYVGNLPYSVRDGDLEQAFGQFGAVTSAKVMMERDTGRSKGFGFVEMGSEAEAQAAINGMNGQPLGGRSVVVNEARPMEARPPRSGGYGGGGGGYGGGGGGYGGGGRSGGGGGYGGGGGGGYGGGGGGGGGRGGDGGFRSPYGAGPRGGGRGGYGGGNGGNSGY
- a CDS encoding SDR family oxidoreductase; translated protein: MKRLAFITGASSGIGQALAARFYEAGYDLALVARRTAEIEAWAAQKKIDASRCGIYGADVAQIDSIVAAGTACLERQGVPDVVIANAGISVGIDTAERSDLEVFARLLAINNVGVAATFHPFVRAMQSRGSGRLVGIGSVAAIRGLPGHGAYCASKAGVVAYCESLRTELRGGGVKVVTVSPGYVDTPLTRANRYGMPFLMQPADFADKAFHAIEAGTSYRVIPWQMGAVAKLLRVLPNALYDRVVQGRGRKRRAGE
- the lptC gene encoding LPS export ABC transporter periplasmic protein LptC, producing the protein MKSAWSLLRDGFDRVTIYLPLILTATLALGTYWLVRNAPKLLEPAPKEAPVHEPDFFMRGFVVKSFLPSGELRSELFGKEGRHYPDSDTLEVDEVRFRSISDEGLVLHGSAKRGLSNGDGTEIQLFGNAVVTRDAAVGPNGSVIPRLEFRGEFLHVFTDTERVKSNKPVELTRGTDKFTSDSMDYDNATGIANLQGRVRGLLIPAQVPPAGKR